GGGCAACCTCCGCCGAGGGCACGATCACCCGCCGCGCACCGGCGAGTTCACGGGCCGTGTCATGACGCAGGCGCGTCACATCGCGCTCGCCCACCACGGAGCCGAGCACGCCCACGCAGGCCGCACATCCCGCCGCATCGGGCTCGCCGCAATACCGCCCCGCAGGCCCCACCAAGGTGACGCGCGGGCACAGCCCGGCATAGTCATGCACGTAATATTCATAGGGCAGCGCCAGCACCTGGCACAAAGCCCGCGCGCGCGCATCGTGGCCCAGTTGGTGATGGATCTCGATCTGGCCTACGCCCAGCGCGCGCAGCAGGGCCACAAGGGCTGCTTCCTGCGCGGGCCAGGCAAAATGCAGATCGGGCCAGTCGGCGTCGGGCCTGCCATCGCGCAGCACGAACCCTTCGGGCGTGGGGTCGAGCACGACTGGCAACCGCCCCGCCGCCAGCCAGAGCCGTGCCCGCGCCCGCACCACGCGCGCCACGCCGCCGCCTTCACCATGGCTGACCAGCAGAACCGCCCCTGCCAGCCCTGCCGCAACCGTACCCCGGCACCACACCAGAACCGACAGCCGGTGCCGTGCCGCCCGCAGCGGATCGGCTGCAATATGGGCTGCCACCAGCGCATCATAACCGGGAAAGAGCCGGTTCAGAATCCAGATATTGCGCCGCAGCAGGTCAGCCCGCGCACTGGCAAACGATACGCCCCCCACATGCCCCACAAATGCGCCCACCGCCGCCTGGTGCCGCCACCCACCCAGACGCGCGCGCATGCAGAAATCATTTTCCTCCCCATAGCCCCGGCCAAACAGTTCGGGGCGGAAAGGGCCGGTCTGGCGCAGGCAGTCATGGCGGATGAACATGCAGAAGCCATGCGCGGTGGGAATCTCCACATCCTGCCCGCCATTGGCCCGCCTTGCCGCTGCCATCAGGCGCCGCACCGCCGCAAGGCCGCCCACCAGCGGGGCGGGACGGGCGGGGTCAGGCCATGTGAGAATGGTGGCATCGTTGGAAAGGGGCGAGACGGTGCCCGTATCGGCGCGGGCATAGGCTACATGCCGCATTTCCTCCAGCCAGCCCGGTGCCACCAGTGTGTCGCTGTTGAGCAGCACCACGTCACAGCCCGCCGCATCCGCCAGCGCGGTGCAGACCGCCGCCGGGTAGCCCTGGTTGCGGGCATGCCGGCGCAGCACGATACGCCCCTGCCCTGCCAGCGCATCCAGCGCACGGGCCAGATCAGGGTCCGGGGTGGCGTCATCCACCACCATGACCTCGGTGGTGGCATGTGCCGGCGCGACAAGGCTGGCCAGCACGCTGTCGAGACAGGCCAGCGTGGCTGCCCGGTCGGCATAGACCGGAATGACCACCCGGCAGCGCGGGGCGCACGGCGGCACGCGCACCGGTGCCGTGCCACGGCCGCGCATGGCGGGAAAGACAGGCCGCGCTGCGGGCAGCCCGATGGGCAGGGGCGAGCCGATCAGATCCTGCCCATCGGGCCGCACGACCCGCACGCTGCCGGCTGAAGCCATGGCCGGCCACGGTACATGAAACGTCCAGACCGGCAGGCCGGGGCCTGCCGCGCTGTCCTGTCGGCCCACCTTGCCGCGCCTGAGCGTGAGGGCGCGCCTGCCCCGTGCATCAATCAGGTGCAGCACCGGGCGGCGATCGGGGCAGGCAGGCATCAAGGCCCAGCCTGCCAGCCCGTGATCATCGGGCCACATGGCACCAAGCGTGGCGCATAAGGTCGCGCGGTCAGGGCGACCGCCGAGCAGCACGGTGCCCGCATGGCGCACCACGATCTCGCGCCCATGCCGCCAGTGCGGGGGGAGTGGCGTGCTGCCGCCCGGTTGCGCCGGGCAGGGCTGGCCATCAAGCCGGATTTCAGGCAGGGCACGAACAGGCAGCGCGCCCCAGTGCAGCACGCCATCGGGGTCAAGCGCGCACCAGCCGGGCTGCCCCGTGTGCTGGCATATCAGCACCGCCGCGCGGTGCAGGTCGGGTTCGAAACCATAACGGCCAAAAAAGCGGTCAAGCGCCGCCGCCGCGCGGCTCCACGCCCCGGCACCGCACAGGGCCAGCACCAGCAGTTTCAGCCCCGTGCGGAATTCCTGCCCGGCCATGAGCTGCTCGACCGCCTGCGCGGCCTGCATCGCCTGCCCTGCGCCCAGCAGCACCGCCGCCTGGGCAAAACGGACCGTCCGGTCGCCTGAGGCCATGCGGGCCGCACGCGCCATCCACGCTACGGCCTGCGCATGCTGGCCTGCCGCCGCCTGCCGCCAGGCCTGCCGCATGGCAGCACTCACTTCCACCTCCGGCACGCCATCAGGACCAGCGCGAGGCTGTCGCCTGGTCATCCGCCCGCCAGTTGCGCGCATTCCGCCCGTGCCGCATCCAGCCCCTGTGCACTGGCCTGTTCCAGCCAGTGGCGAGCCTGTGCGGCGTCAGCAGGTCCGGCCAACCCCCGCGCCAGATAACGCCCCGCCATAAGCTGCGCCAGCGGATGGCCCGCCGCAGCGCCCCGCAGGAACCAGTGCAAAGCCTGCGCCCGATCGGGCGGGATGTCATGCCCGCCGCCGTACAACGCGCCCAGCGAGAACATGGCCTCCGCCCGGCCAGCAGCGGCGGCTTTGTGATACAGGGCCAGTGCCCCCGCATGGTCGCGAGGGCCACCACGCCCCTCCAGCCGGAGCAGGGCTGCGGCAAGGCAGGCCGCGGGCAGGCCATGCGTGGCCGCCTGCTCCAGCCAGTGCCGCGCCCGCGTCAGATCAGCCGCCACGCCATCACCCTCAAGCAGCATGCGGCCATACCAGTAGGCGGCATTGACCACGCCCACGCGGGCGGCGCGTTCCATCCACAATGCGGCTGCCGGGCGGTCCATGGGCCGCCCCACGCCTTCATGCAGGCTGACCGCGAGGTTGAAGGCGGCAACCGGGTCACCCGCCTGTGCCGCCGGTTCAAAATCAACCAGAGCAGGCGGCGTGGCGGCCTGTTCCGCCCC
This is a stretch of genomic DNA from Komagataeibacter xylinus. It encodes these proteins:
- a CDS encoding glycosyltransferase, which gives rise to MTRRQPRAGPDGVPEVEVSAAMRQAWRQAAAGQHAQAVAWMARAARMASGDRTVRFAQAAVLLGAGQAMQAAQAVEQLMAGQEFRTGLKLLVLALCGAGAWSRAAAALDRFFGRYGFEPDLHRAAVLICQHTGQPGWCALDPDGVLHWGALPVRALPEIRLDGQPCPAQPGGSTPLPPHWRHGREIVVRHAGTVLLGGRPDRATLCATLGAMWPDDHGLAGWALMPACPDRRPVLHLIDARGRRALTLRRGKVGRQDSAAGPGLPVWTFHVPWPAMASAGSVRVVRPDGQDLIGSPLPIGLPAARPVFPAMRGRGTAPVRVPPCAPRCRVVIPVYADRAATLACLDSVLASLVAPAHATTEVMVVDDATPDPDLARALDALAGQGRIVLRRHARNQGYPAAVCTALADAAGCDVVLLNSDTLVAPGWLEEMRHVAYARADTGTVSPLSNDATILTWPDPARPAPLVGGLAAVRRLMAAARRANGGQDVEIPTAHGFCMFIRHDCLRQTGPFRPELFGRGYGEENDFCMRARLGGWRHQAAVGAFVGHVGGVSFASARADLLRRNIWILNRLFPGYDALVAAHIAADPLRAARHRLSVLVWCRGTVAAGLAGAVLLVSHGEGGGVARVVRARARLWLAAGRLPVVLDPTPEGFVLRDGRPDADWPDLHFAWPAQEAALVALLRALGVGQIEIHHQLGHDARARALCQVLALPYEYYVHDYAGLCPRVTLVGPAGRYCGEPDAAGCAACVGVLGSVVGERDVTRLRHDTARELAGARRVIVPSAEVALRLGRYFPHVTPHMQALEDDGPALSLPQFAARDATPAATGLPPRNERCRVVIVGGIGLEKGYAIVLAAATDARARDLPLEFVVVGHTADDAALLETGRVFITGHYDEADGLALVRGCAGDVGLMPALWPETWCFTLTLLWRAGLRAVAFDIGTIAQRIRATGRGACVPLGLPVHQLNTFLLSYAQAGHDVARPACS